AAAGGGTGAGTTTTCCCTTGCCTCGGCTTAATATCGACTCTATATATAAAATTTCTCCACCTACCTGAGTCCAGGCAAGTCCAGTAACTACCCCTGACACATCCTCAGTTTGATACTCTTCTTTGTCAAACAACTCAATGCCCAGTAAACGAGTAATGTCTTTAGGTTGGATAGTTTTGCTATATTTTTCTTCCATTGCCACCGATTTGGCAACTTTACGTATTACTTTCCCTATTTGACGTTCCAGGTTTCTTACCCCTGACTCACGGGTATAGTTTTCTATTATTTTATTGATGGCAAGTGGCTGAAACTTCACCTCTTTGGCAGACAAGCCATGTTCTTTCCGTTGTTTAGGGATCAAATGTTTTTTGGCTATTTGTACCTTTTCTTCTTCGGTATAACCAGTAATTTCAATAATCTCCATTCTATCACGCAAAGCAGGGTGGATAGTATCCAGTGAGTTGGCGGTTGCTATAAACAACACTTTAGACAAGTCGTAAGCCAACTCCAGGTAGTTGTCAGAAAAAGTGTTATTTTGTTCTGGGTCAAGCACTTCCAACAAAGCCGACGCTGGGTCACCCCTGAAATCAGAAGAAACTTTATCTATTTCATCCAAAATAATGACAGGGTTAGACGACCCCGCTTTTTTTATATTTTGGATAATTTTACCAGGCATTGCCCCAATATAAGTTTTACGATGACCCCTTATTTCAGCCTCATCATGCAAACCACCCAACGCCATGCGAATATACTTACGGTTAAGTGACTTGGCAATAGATTTACCCAAAGAGGTTTTACCAACTCCCGGAGGACCATAAAAACATAAAATAGGTCCTCGCATGTTGTTTTTGAGCTTTAACACAGCAAGGTATTCTATGATACGCTCCTTTACTTTTTCAAGTCCGTGGTGATCGCTATCCAGTATTTTTTGGGCTTTGCTTAAGTCCAGCGAATCGCGGGTAATATCATTCCAGGGCAAATCAACCAATAATTCAGCATAATTTACTGCAATGGGGTATTCAGCAGAAGCCGGATTCATTCGTGATATTTTTACAATTTCTTTTTCAAACTGTTTGGCAACCTCCGCAGGCCATTTTTTCTTCTTGGCACGCATTTTTAGCCCATCCAGTTCCTGGTCACCAGTCTCGCTGCCCAATTCATCTTGCAAAACCTTCATTTGCTGGCGCAAAAAGTAGTCTCGTTGCTGTTGGTCAATGTCAGAGTGTACTTTGCTTTGAATCTCTCGTTTAAGTTCAAGCAGTTGAATATCTTTATGCATGAACTCTAGTAGCATTGTTGCCCTTTTCAAACCATCGTTGGTTTCAAGCAAACGTTGCTTTTCTAAAGTGTCAGCATTGATATTAGATGACAAGAAGTGAGTCAAAAAACTGGCACTTTCTATATTATCTAATGCGATTTGGGCTTCTTGAGGTATTTCAGGGTTGAGCTTGAGTATTTTGGAGGCAGCCTCTTTCAAAGATGAAATCAAAGCAGTAGTTTCGCGGTCATCCTTTGTTGGAAAGCTCTCACTAATCGTCTCTATACGGGCTTTGATAAAAGGTTCATCCTCGGTAAAGTTCAGAACATTAAAACGTTTCTTCCCTTGTAAAATAATAGTAGTATTGCCGTCGGGCAGCACCAACATTTTAAGAATGTGTGCTATTGTACCTACTTGGTATAAGTCATCAGTGGTAGGGTCTTCTATGTCTGGGTTATCCTGTGCAATCACCCCAATAGTTTTATCACTATTGTAAGCTTTTTTTACTAGTTTAATAGACTTTTGTCTACCTACAGTTACCGGAATAACTACACCTGGAAACAAAACGGTGTTTTTTACTGGCAAAATAGGGAGATCGTCGATGATTATATCTTCACTATTTAAATCTTCCGCTTCTTCCTCCATTGAAAGTAAAGGGATCATTTCCACACCATTTTCTTCTGAAGATTCTGAAAGAATCATGTCTATATATGAATAATCATTATTATGACTCATAGAGTAATTTTGATCAAAGGTTTAATGAAGTTGGCACAAATTTAGTAATATTTACTAGCATATAGCGTGGTCTCTTTATATGTATACTTGCATCATACACAAGCCTTATACCAAGTTATTGATTTACGACCATTTGACAGATAAGCATATACTTTCGTATAGAAACTTATTTTTGATTAATATACCATAACATTATACATTAACGTTCACATTTAATCAGGTGTAATCGTTATAATTACAAAGTTAACAGGACTTATTTGTTTGATGAAAGCTTATTCTTATATATTTTGCCTTCTGGCTTTTCTTTTTATTTTCCCACCCAAAATACTAGCTCAACCCCCCGGACAACGTTTAGTAAAAGTCGGAAATAAGGACACATTGTCATATTTTAGTATCAATCACTTCAAGTTTAAAAATGTCAACCGAGTTCCTTATTATTATGACAAAGACAAACTTCTAAAAATCAAAAAGCTATACAAGCGGAAAAACTGGCGCAAAATGTATACTGCCCTAAAAGCCTATGTGTTGCAGTTTG
This sequence is a window from Microscilla marina ATCC 23134. Protein-coding genes within it:
- the lon gene encoding endopeptidase La; the protein is MEEEAEDLNSEDIIIDDLPILPVKNTVLFPGVVIPVTVGRQKSIKLVKKAYNSDKTIGVIAQDNPDIEDPTTDDLYQVGTIAHILKMLVLPDGNTTIILQGKKRFNVLNFTEDEPFIKARIETISESFPTKDDRETTALISSLKEAASKILKLNPEIPQEAQIALDNIESASFLTHFLSSNINADTLEKQRLLETNDGLKRATMLLEFMHKDIQLLELKREIQSKVHSDIDQQQRDYFLRQQMKVLQDELGSETGDQELDGLKMRAKKKKWPAEVAKQFEKEIVKISRMNPASAEYPIAVNYAELLVDLPWNDITRDSLDLSKAQKILDSDHHGLEKVKERIIEYLAVLKLKNNMRGPILCFYGPPGVGKTSLGKSIAKSLNRKYIRMALGGLHDEAEIRGHRKTYIGAMPGKIIQNIKKAGSSNPVIILDEIDKVSSDFRGDPASALLEVLDPEQNNTFSDNYLELAYDLSKVLFIATANSLDTIHPALRDRMEIIEITGYTEEEKVQIAKKHLIPKQRKEHGLSAKEVKFQPLAINKIIENYTRESGVRNLERQIGKVIRKVAKSVAMEEKYSKTIQPKDITRLLGIELFDKEEYQTEDVSGVVTGLAWTQVGGEILYIESILSRGKGKLTLSGQLGDVMKESASAALSYLKATASHLDIDHRVFEHFDLHVHIPAGAVPKDGPSAGIAMFTSLASVYTQRKVKEKLAMTGEITLRGRVLPVGGIKEKILAAKRAGIKEVILCEKNRKDIDEIQSNYIEDLTFHFVNHVDQVLDIALLPEKVKRQFDLSIKEENESK